Proteins from one Ipomoea triloba cultivar NCNSP0323 chromosome 1, ASM357664v1 genomic window:
- the LOC116000828 gene encoding uncharacterized protein LOC116000828, producing MASRRLQRKVSFSKKKKLHILQSLTNSKSVGSSSIIMDAFMYIHRLKIQLEELTREYFHLLNIIQEVKVDKLHGRRFMVTVRCKKVEDLLVSILEAFEEMDVSVVEARVSCNYFFAIEAIVEAEDHQQGLIAEAVTQVIQKAIQRQSEIGTCQLQNYLTVPKAAS from the exons ATGGCATCAAGAAGGCTCCAAAGAAAAGTGTCATTcagcaagaagaagaagcttCACATTTTGCAATCTCTTACAAACTCTAAATCT GTGGGGAGCAGCTCTATTATCATGGATGCTTTTATGTACATCCACAGGTTGAAGATCCAGCTAGAAGAACTCACAAGAGAATATTTCCACCTCTTGAACATTATTCAA GAAGTGAAAGTGGATAAGTTGCATGGGAGGAGATTTATGGTGACAGTGAGGTGCAAGAAAGTTGAAGATTTACTGGTGTCAATCTTGGAGGCCTTTGAAGAGATGGATGTTAGTGTTGTTGAAGCTAGGGTTTCCTGCAACTATTTCTTTGCCATAGAAGCCATTGTTGAGGCTGAAGATCATCAGCAAGGATTGATTGCAGAGGCTGTGACTCAAGTAATTCAAAAGGCAATTCAGAGGCAAAGTGAAATAGGGACATGTCAACTTCAAAACTACTTGACTGTTCCTAAAGCAGCTAGCTAG